A part of Flavobacteriaceae bacterium GSB9 genomic DNA contains:
- a CDS encoding NAD(P)H-dependent oxidoreductase — protein sequence MKKIIAFAGSNSKNSINKQLVTYASSLLEDTKVELLDLNDFELPLYGIDLENEAGIPKNAHKFLSLIKESDGIFLSLAEHNGAYSTVFKNLFDWMSRIESKTFFGKPMLLMAASPGGRGGASVLEIAQSRFPFHNAEIVEVFSLPFFGDNFEAGEIIDDKLNIDLKRKVEAFENILENANTTQV from the coding sequence ATGAAAAAGATAATTGCATTTGCAGGAAGTAACAGTAAAAATTCCATTAACAAACAGTTGGTAACTTATGCCTCGAGTTTATTGGAGGACACAAAGGTAGAATTACTCGATTTGAATGATTTTGAATTACCGCTTTACGGTATCGATTTAGAAAACGAAGCAGGTATTCCTAAAAACGCACACAAGTTTTTAAGCTTGATTAAAGAATCGGATGGCATATTCTTGTCCTTGGCCGAACATAATGGCGCCTATTCAACGGTTTTTAAAAATTTATTCGATTGGATGTCGAGAATAGAAAGTAAAACCTTTTTTGGTAAGCCCATGTTGCTTATGGCAGCATCACCAGGGGGTAGAGGCGGGGCATCGGTTCTGGAGATAGCCCAAAGTAGGTTTCCATTCCATAATGCTGAAATCGTTGAAGTGTTTTCATTACCCTTTTTTGGTGATAATTTTGAAGCTGGAGAAATTATAGATGATAAATTAAATATCGATTTGAAACGGAAAGTGGAAGCCTTCGAAAATATTTTAGAAAATGCAAATACTACACAAGTTTAA
- a CDS encoding GNAT family N-acetyltransferase has translation MQILHKFNKTKGLFYLELNGQVKAEMTVSMTNKHKMIIEHTEVDPSLKGQEIGYGLVEASVHYARDNQLTIKPMCLFADAVFKKKQEAYADVLSQ, from the coding sequence ATGCAAATACTACACAAGTTTAATAAAACTAAAGGCCTATTTTACTTGGAGTTAAATGGGCAGGTTAAAGCCGAAATGACTGTTAGCATGACTAATAAGCATAAAATGATAATAGAGCACACCGAGGTTGACCCGAGCTTAAAAGGTCAGGAGATAGGGTATGGATTGGTTGAAGCGTCTGTGCATTATGCTAGAGATAACCAGTTAACAATTAAACCAATGTGTCTGTTCGCTGATGCTGTTTTTAAGAAGAAACAGGAAGCGTATGCCGATGTGCTATCGCAATAG
- a CDS encoding MarR family transcriptional regulator, whose translation MGDLSKDINSKFENNRVKALINIVYTANWITGYQNDFFKSYGISPQQYNILRILRGAGKPLNVQTIKSRMIERSPNATRLMDKLCAKQFIERLPCEYDRRIVKIAITDEGLALLENIPDDFNSKLLENLNEEEAEQLSYLLDKMR comes from the coding sequence ATGGGAGACCTCTCTAAAGATATCAATTCAAAGTTTGAAAACAACCGCGTCAAGGCGTTGATTAATATCGTTTATACGGCCAATTGGATTACAGGGTATCAAAACGATTTTTTTAAAAGCTATGGCATTTCACCACAGCAATACAATATTTTAAGAATTTTGCGTGGTGCTGGTAAACCATTAAATGTACAAACCATTAAAAGTCGAATGATTGAACGGTCGCCCAACGCCACTCGGTTGATGGACAAACTTTGCGCCAAACAGTTTATAGAGCGTTTGCCTTGCGAGTACGATCGCCGAATCGTAAAAATAGCCATTACCGATGAAGGATTGGCTTTGCTGGAAAACATTCCAGATGATTTTAATAGCAAATTGCTTGAAAATTTAAATGAAGAAGAAGCCGAACAACTAAGTTATTTACTCGATAAAATGCGGTAA
- a CDS encoding pirin family protein has product MKLNTIKNRGASHFVNMGDIRLRQPLPTRKIDMVDPFILLHHYGPYHISEAHNPFDLGPHPHRGFEPVTFLFQGEQLHRDSLGNESVVKAGDVQWTTAGRGIIHAEAPTKAFVKQSGYIEGIQLWLNLPAEKKMIPAAYQHEKHDDFRVVTSKDKNIITKIVAGELDGVHGRIKTQTSVNAFVIDAKSGGETEIEIPESHNALLYLLSGDIRVNNSEELKLDAIQILEFNRDGNGISLKANADSKLLLVSGEPFNEPVATYGPYVMNTQTEILEAMRDFQSGKMGFLPAN; this is encoded by the coding sequence ATGAAATTAAATACAATAAAAAACAGAGGTGCCAGCCATTTTGTGAATATGGGCGATATTAGGTTAAGACAGCCTTTACCCACACGTAAAATAGACATGGTTGATCCATTTATTTTGTTGCACCATTATGGACCCTATCATATCTCTGAAGCGCACAACCCGTTCGATTTGGGGCCGCACCCGCACCGTGGTTTCGAACCAGTTACCTTTTTGTTTCAAGGCGAGCAGCTGCACCGCGATTCATTGGGGAATGAAAGTGTGGTGAAAGCTGGTGACGTCCAATGGACAACTGCTGGTCGTGGAATCATTCATGCCGAAGCGCCCACAAAAGCTTTCGTAAAACAAAGTGGGTATATCGAAGGTATTCAACTTTGGCTTAATTTACCTGCGGAAAAAAAGATGATTCCAGCAGCTTACCAACACGAAAAACACGACGACTTTAGAGTGGTAACATCTAAAGATAAAAACATAATTACCAAAATTGTTGCTGGAGAATTAGATGGTGTTCACGGACGTATTAAAACTCAAACCTCGGTTAATGCGTTCGTGATTGATGCCAAATCTGGTGGAGAAACCGAAATCGAAATTCCGGAATCGCACAATGCTTTGCTGTACTTATTAAGTGGTGATATTAGGGTAAATAATTCTGAGGAATTAAAACTCGATGCCATTCAAATTTTAGAATTTAACCGAGATGGCAATGGTATTTCATTAAAGGCTAATGCTGATTCAAAATTATTATTGGTTTCCGGGGAACCTTTTAACGAGCCCGTAGCCACTTATGGTCCTTATGTTATGAATACCCAAACCGAAATTCTGGAAGCCATGCGCGATTTTCAATCCGGTAAAATGGGGTTCCTTCCGGCCAATTAA
- a CDS encoding pirin family protein: protein MKKVIHKSDTRGFANHGWLKSHHTFSFAGYQNPERMHFGMLRVLNDDVVQPKMGFGTHPHQDMEIISIPLKGALSHKDSMDNKRSIEVGEVQVMSAGTGLTHSEFNDCATDEVNFLQIWIIPEEKGVTPNYEQRKFDWSEQKNKLQTVVAPKAKLEGNALPISQQAYIYRTNLDAEKAIEVKVKEDNNGLYIFVVEGDIEVAETNLNARDAIGLYEISKIEIKALKPSQLIIIEVPMLV from the coding sequence ATGAAAAAAGTCATTCATAAATCAGATACGCGTGGGTTTGCCAATCACGGTTGGTTAAAATCGCATCACACGTTTAGTTTCGCAGGATATCAAAACCCTGAACGGATGCATTTTGGTATGCTTCGTGTTTTAAACGATGATGTGGTACAGCCTAAAATGGGGTTTGGCACGCATCCGCACCAAGATATGGAAATTATTTCCATTCCCTTAAAAGGTGCTTTATCGCACAAAGATAGTATGGATAACAAACGGTCTATTGAAGTTGGTGAAGTGCAGGTTATGAGTGCCGGAACGGGCTTGACTCATTCTGAGTTTAACGACTGTGCAACCGATGAAGTCAATTTTCTTCAAATATGGATTATTCCAGAGGAAAAAGGCGTAACGCCCAATTACGAACAGCGAAAGTTCGACTGGTCGGAGCAAAAAAACAAATTACAAACCGTTGTAGCTCCCAAAGCTAAATTGGAAGGTAACGCCCTGCCTATTAGTCAGCAAGCTTATATTTACCGAACTAATCTGGATGCAGAAAAGGCCATTGAAGTAAAAGTGAAAGAAGATAACAACGGACTTTATATTTTTGTGGTTGAAGGCGACATTGAAGTAGCGGAAACAAATTTGAACGCTCGCGATGCCATTGGCCTTTATGAAATTTCAAAAATAGAAATTAAAGCCCTTAAACCGTCTCAACTTATAATTATTGAAGTGCCGATGTTGGTCTAG
- a CDS encoding RNA methyltransferase yields the protein MNDNFTNEFFGIGIQNGKTPENLGVLWRSAQNLGASFIFTIGNRYAKQACDTHNAVKAMPYFHYETFEEFFNNLPKGARIVGVELDDKAENLENFKHPRRCVYLLGAEDHGLSKQAIEKSHFLVKFKSQLSLNVSVAGSIVMYDRQLSKPRS from the coding sequence ATGAACGATAATTTTACAAACGAATTTTTCGGAATTGGCATCCAAAATGGTAAAACCCCAGAAAATTTGGGCGTGCTTTGGCGTTCTGCCCAAAACTTAGGCGCGAGTTTTATTTTTACCATCGGTAATAGATACGCCAAACAAGCCTGTGATACCCACAATGCGGTTAAAGCGATGCCGTACTTTCATTATGAAACCTTCGAAGAATTTTTTAATAATTTACCTAAAGGAGCCAGAATAGTAGGGGTTGAGCTAGATGATAAAGCTGAAAATTTAGAAAACTTCAAACACCCGAGACGTTGCGTATATTTGCTGGGGGCCGAAGATCACGGGCTCTCCAAGCAAGCCATTGAAAAATCGCATTTTTTGGTGAAATTTAAATCCCAATTAAGTTTGAATGTTTCGGTAGCGGGCAGTATCGTTATGTACGACAGACAGCTTAGTAAACCACGAAGTTAG
- a CDS encoding RsmD family RNA methyltransferase: MNKSILNTEIQKFINDNLNSEITTILLKGTPFSAVDTKTITEQIEAKKRSEKKLPTWFKTENIYYPNKLNIEQTSSEITAKYKSELIKGETIIDLTGGFGVDCFYFSKQFQKVTHCEVNQDLSNIVLHNYKQLNVENIKTINEDGIVYLKDFKTNFDWIYIDPSRRHDIKGKVFFLKDCLPNVPEHIETLFKNTKNIMIKTSPLLDFSVGLDELKHVKTIHVIAVNNEVKELLWILEAGFIGKISVETVNLKKLNNAYFSFHYKDEKNTISAYSQPLSFLYEPNVAILKSGGFHSIAKQFNVFKIQQHTHLYTSEHLINFPGRAFKIEKCLPYNKKNFKKLGINKANITTRNFPETVQQIRKKFKIKDGGHLYLFFTTDITNRKVVIITTKA, encoded by the coding sequence TTGAATAAATCAATTTTAAATACTGAAATTCAGAAATTTATAAACGACAATTTAAATTCTGAAATTACGACAATTCTACTAAAGGGAACACCGTTTTCTGCTGTTGACACCAAAACCATTACCGAACAGATTGAAGCAAAAAAACGTTCGGAAAAAAAGCTTCCAACGTGGTTTAAAACTGAAAACATTTACTACCCTAACAAGCTTAATATTGAACAAACCTCTTCTGAAATTACAGCAAAATATAAATCCGAACTCATTAAAGGCGAAACCATAATTGATCTAACAGGAGGCTTTGGAGTAGATTGTTTTTATTTTTCAAAACAGTTTCAGAAAGTAACGCACTGCGAAGTTAACCAAGACCTTTCTAATATCGTTTTACACAATTACAAGCAGCTTAATGTTGAAAATATTAAAACAATCAACGAAGACGGTATTGTTTACCTTAAAGACTTTAAAACCAACTTTGATTGGATTTATATCGATCCCTCACGCCGGCACGACATTAAAGGCAAAGTGTTTTTTTTAAAAGACTGTTTACCCAATGTACCCGAACATATCGAAACACTTTTTAAAAACACCAAAAATATAATGATAAAAACCTCGCCGCTACTTGATTTTTCGGTAGGGTTAGATGAGTTAAAACATGTAAAAACCATCCATGTTATAGCTGTTAACAACGAAGTGAAGGAGCTACTTTGGATTTTAGAAGCAGGCTTTATTGGGAAAATTTCAGTGGAAACGGTAAACCTAAAAAAATTAAATAATGCGTATTTTTCATTTCATTATAAAGATGAAAAAAATACAATTTCCGCTTACAGCCAACCGCTTTCTTTTTTATACGAGCCTAATGTGGCTATTTTAAAATCTGGCGGATTCCATTCCATCGCCAAACAATTCAATGTTTTTAAAATCCAACAGCATACTCATTTATATACTAGCGAGCATTTAATCAATTTCCCCGGTAGAGCTTTTAAAATTGAAAAATGCTTACCGTATAACAAAAAGAACTTCAAAAAGCTAGGGATAAACAAAGCCAATATTACAACGCGAAATTTCCCGGAAACGGTGCAACAAATCCGAAAAAAATTCAAAATAAAAGATGGCGGCCATTTATATTTGTTTTTCACAACCGATATAACCAATCGAAAAGTAGTTATTATCACTACAAAAGCATAG
- a CDS encoding AI-2E family transporter has translation MNSKIISNGILRAVAIVLGVALVLFFLYQVRSVIGYIAISAVISLIGRPIVRFLNHRLKFKNTFAVIVTMALLLGVFIGLAGLFIPLIIKQGQNLSLLNIDELQRNIEDLYTEIITYFDLHQIDVEQSLKETDLLSKMDLSLIPNFLNSIVSGLGSFSVGLFSVLFISFFFLKDSRLFENGILIFIPENKESRWKTSSTKIKDLLSRYFVGLILQILVLFIIYTIGLLIIGVENAVVIAFLCALINLIPYVGPIIAVFLMMLLTMTSNLGESFSNLILPKTLWVFVVFAIGQLIDNFGSQPIIFSKSVKSHPLEIFLVILITGILFGVIGLIIAIPAYTAIKVILKAFLSENKIVKKLTKNL, from the coding sequence TTGAATTCAAAAATAATTTCAAACGGTATTTTACGGGCAGTTGCCATTGTATTAGGTGTTGCTCTAGTTCTGTTTTTTTTATACCAAGTACGTTCGGTTATTGGCTATATCGCTATTTCAGCTGTCATTTCTTTGATTGGTCGACCCATAGTGCGGTTTTTAAACCACCGATTAAAATTTAAAAACACTTTTGCAGTAATTGTTACTATGGCGCTTTTATTAGGTGTTTTTATAGGTTTGGCTGGGCTATTTATTCCACTAATTATCAAGCAAGGACAGAATTTATCGTTATTAAATATTGATGAATTACAGCGCAACATTGAAGATTTGTACACAGAAATCATCACGTATTTCGATTTGCATCAAATTGATGTAGAACAATCGCTAAAAGAAACCGATTTACTTTCAAAAATGGATCTATCACTTATCCCAAACTTTTTAAATTCCATAGTAAGCGGATTGGGCAGTTTTAGCGTAGGCCTATTTTCAGTGCTTTTTATTTCATTTTTCTTTTTAAAAGATAGCCGATTGTTTGAAAACGGTATTCTTATTTTTATCCCAGAAAATAAAGAGAGCCGTTGGAAAACTTCCTCAACTAAGATTAAGGATTTACTGTCTAGATATTTTGTTGGGCTAATTTTACAAATTTTGGTGCTCTTCATCATCTATACTATTGGCCTTTTAATTATTGGGGTTGAAAACGCTGTAGTCATAGCCTTTTTATGTGCTTTGATCAATTTGATACCATACGTTGGCCCGATAATTGCCGTGTTTTTAATGATGCTTCTAACCATGACCAGTAATCTGGGTGAAAGTTTTAGCAATCTTATTTTACCTAAAACACTTTGGGTTTTTGTTGTTTTCGCTATTGGCCAATTGATAGATAATTTTGGTAGCCAACCTATTATTTTTTCAAAAAGTGTAAAGTCGCATCCTTTAGAAATATTCTTGGTTATTTTAATTACAGGTATCTTGTTTGGAGTTATTGGTCTTATAATAGCCATTCCGGCTTACACAGCCATAAAAGTGATTTTAAAAGCCTTTTTATCTGAAAACAAGATTGTTAAAAAACTAACAAAGAATTTATAG
- a CDS encoding TrmH family RNA methyltransferase produces MQLTHYNSRFSKRNFSVTLVCDNVTNAPNIGSLFRICDAFGVEKLMLCGDVSLGRKMTKTSRSTEKSVPFEIQQSVSKVIKDLKQNGYQIISLEITNSSIPIHTFNFSAEHPIALVIGDENFGVSEAILQNSDTILHIEMFGRNSSMNVVQATNIALYEITKQLF; encoded by the coding sequence ATGCAACTCACTCACTACAATAGCCGCTTTTCGAAACGCAATTTTTCAGTTACTCTGGTTTGCGACAACGTTACTAACGCGCCAAATATTGGTAGTTTGTTTAGAATTTGTGATGCCTTTGGTGTTGAAAAACTTATGCTTTGTGGTGATGTTTCTTTGGGCAGAAAAATGACTAAAACATCACGGTCTACTGAAAAATCGGTGCCTTTTGAAATTCAACAATCGGTATCAAAAGTTATTAAAGATTTAAAACAAAATGGCTATCAAATTATTTCTCTAGAAATCACTAATTCGAGTATCCCAATTCATACATTTAATTTTTCAGCAGAACATCCAATAGCATTAGTTATTGGCGATGAAAATTTTGGCGTTTCCGAAGCTATCCTGCAAAATTCGGATACCATTCTTCACATTGAAATGTTTGGTCGAAACAGTAGCATGAATGTGGTACAGGCAACCAACATAGCGCTTTATGAAATAACAAAACAGTTGTTTTAG
- a CDS encoding DUF4159 domain-containing protein yields the protein MKNTFLLFIFCLSTFAFCQNLAVLKYKGGGDWYSNPTALPNLIAFCNQNINTKINSKPETVETGSSDIFQYPLLHMTGHGNVFFSENDAENLRNYLISGGFLHIDDNYGMQPYITEALKKVFPDKDLIELPVNHPIFSAAFKFPEGLPKIHEHDGKRPQAFGIFYESRLVLLFTYESDLGDGWEDPEVHNDPANVREKALKMGANIVKYAFEN from the coding sequence ATGAAAAACACCTTTTTACTTTTTATTTTTTGTCTTTCCACTTTTGCTTTCTGCCAAAATCTGGCCGTTTTAAAGTACAAAGGTGGAGGCGATTGGTACAGTAATCCTACGGCATTGCCCAATCTTATTGCGTTTTGCAACCAAAATATAAACACTAAAATAAACTCCAAACCTGAAACCGTCGAAACGGGTAGTTCCGATATTTTTCAATATCCATTGTTGCACATGACAGGGCATGGCAATGTATTTTTTAGTGAAAACGATGCAGAAAACCTAAGAAATTACCTGATATCTGGCGGTTTTTTACACATTGACGATAATTATGGTATGCAGCCTTACATTACCGAAGCACTTAAAAAAGTGTTTCCTGATAAAGATTTGATTGAATTACCCGTTAACCACCCCATTTTTAGTGCCGCTTTCAAGTTTCCTGAAGGGCTACCAAAAATTCACGAACACGATGGCAAACGTCCGCAGGCTTTTGGCATTTTTTATGAATCACGATTGGTTTTACTCTTTACTTATGAAAGCGACTTGGGAGATGGCTGGGAAGACCCCGAAGTACACAACGACCCTGCCAATGTTCGAGAAAAAGCCCTTAAAATGGGCGCCAATATTGTAAAATATGCTTTTGAAAATTGA
- a CDS encoding 16S rRNA (uracil(1498)-N(3))-methyltransferase: MQLFYSPDIDESTKTFTFNKDESRHIVKVLRKSAGDPLHITNGKGWLFTAEISVPKINKCKALIVSNQFHPKHQYSLHLAVAPTKMNDRYEWFLEKATEIGIDSITPIICDHSERKVVKIERFERILQSAMKQSLNNYLPKLNEVVTFKDFISRDFTGQKFIAHCEETDKKSLKSQLMPGSEITVLIGPEGDFSATEIDTALKNHFIPVTLGKTRLRTETAAIVACHSVAFTNE; encoded by the coding sequence ATGCAGCTTTTTTACAGTCCAGATATAGATGAAAGCACCAAAACTTTCACATTCAATAAAGATGAAAGTCGGCATATTGTAAAAGTATTGCGTAAATCGGCTGGCGACCCCCTACATATCACCAACGGTAAGGGTTGGTTGTTCACCGCTGAAATTTCTGTGCCAAAAATCAATAAATGTAAAGCGCTCATTGTTTCGAACCAGTTTCACCCTAAACACCAATACAGTTTGCATTTAGCGGTAGCTCCTACAAAAATGAACGACCGCTATGAGTGGTTTTTAGAAAAAGCGACCGAAATTGGCATCGATTCCATTACACCTATTATTTGCGACCACAGTGAGCGTAAAGTTGTGAAAATAGAGCGTTTTGAGCGTATTTTGCAATCGGCCATGAAACAGTCGTTAAACAATTATTTGCCAAAATTAAACGAGGTTGTAACTTTTAAAGATTTCATAAGCAGAGATTTTACAGGTCAAAAATTCATTGCCCATTGCGAAGAAACCGATAAAAAATCATTAAAAAGCCAGTTGATGCCTGGTAGTGAGATTACGGTTTTAATTGGTCCGGAAGGCGATTTTTCAGCAACCGAAATAGACACCGCACTAAAAAACCATTTTATTCCCGTAACTTTGGGCAAAACACGTTTGCGCACCGAAACGGCCGCCATTGTAGCTTGCCATTCAGTAGCATTTACCAATGAGTGA
- a CDS encoding peptidylprolyl isomerase codes for MKNLLLFTLLFSIPLFSSAQTSIEQDLDSISTPEQIEHFLEYRNSKKNKLVTFNEEKHKTRLTKALFKLGLGGTKTSENEFEKTYYKVVDKIQNTYHRAAYIFLDGNKYDVKNINALRDRIIAKYRSGAPFDFLAKQYSMDANAKKGGDLGWFTEGTLHPDFENEIIHGNHQINDIFTVDIPSKKWYYVVLKTHASKNISEIEVLKIVEPKE; via the coding sequence ATGAAAAACCTTTTACTTTTTACTCTGTTATTCTCTATTCCCTTATTTTCTTCAGCTCAAACCTCCATCGAGCAAGATTTGGACAGTATTTCAACCCCAGAACAAATTGAACATTTTTTAGAGTACAGAAATTCCAAAAAGAACAAATTGGTAACCTTTAACGAAGAAAAACACAAAACCAGACTTACAAAAGCATTGTTTAAACTTGGGCTTGGCGGTACTAAAACCAGTGAAAACGAGTTTGAAAAAACATACTATAAAGTGGTTGACAAAATCCAAAACACTTATCATCGTGCCGCCTATATTTTTTTAGACGGCAATAAATACGATGTAAAAAACATTAATGCTTTAAGAGATAGAATAATTGCTAAATACCGTAGCGGTGCACCTTTCGACTTTCTTGCCAAACAGTATTCCATGGACGCAAACGCAAAAAAAGGTGGTGATTTAGGTTGGTTTACAGAAGGCACACTGCATCCTGATTTTGAAAATGAAATTATACATGGTAACCACCAAATAAATGATATTTTTACAGTTGATATTCCGTCGAAAAAATGGTATTATGTAGTTTTAAAAACACACGCCTCAAAAAACATTTCAGAAATTGAAGTTTTAAAAATTGTTGAACCCAAAGAATAA
- the tsaD gene encoding tRNA (adenosine(37)-N6)-threonylcarbamoyltransferase complex transferase subunit TsaD — MSSQNIYILGIESSCDDTAASVMHNGRILSNVIASQKIHEEYGGVVPELASRAHQQNIVPVVHQALKKANITKEELNAIAFTRGPGLMGSLLVGTSFAKSLAYGLNIPLIDVNHMQGHILAHFIDEEGYEKPPLPFLAMTISGGHTQIVKVKDYFNMDVIGETIDDAVGEAFDKSGKILGLGYPAGPEIDKRAKLGNPKAFKFTKPKVDGLNFSFSGLKTAILYFVQKETKANPNFVEENLNDICASIQHTIIGILIDKLKKASKETGIKHIAIGGGVSANSGIRQALKDGESKFGWITYVPKFEFTTDNAAMIAIVGHLKYLQQDFAQQDVVASARLKI, encoded by the coding sequence ATGTCCTCACAAAATATTTACATCCTCGGAATTGAGTCTTCATGCGATGATACCGCGGCTTCTGTTATGCATAACGGTCGTATTTTAAGCAATGTTATTGCCAGCCAAAAAATACACGAAGAATATGGCGGTGTGGTGCCCGAACTGGCATCACGTGCACACCAACAAAATATAGTTCCTGTGGTACACCAAGCTCTTAAAAAAGCTAATATTACCAAGGAAGAACTTAACGCTATTGCTTTTACCCGCGGCCCTGGTTTAATGGGCAGTTTATTGGTGGGCACGTCATTTGCCAAATCGTTGGCCTACGGGCTCAATATTCCATTAATAGACGTAAACCATATGCAAGGCCATATTTTAGCTCATTTTATCGATGAAGAAGGCTACGAAAAACCACCATTACCCTTTTTGGCCATGACAATTTCTGGTGGCCATACCCAGATTGTTAAGGTTAAAGATTACTTTAACATGGATGTTATCGGTGAAACTATTGATGATGCCGTTGGTGAGGCCTTTGATAAAAGCGGGAAAATTTTAGGCTTAGGCTACCCTGCTGGTCCAGAAATAGACAAACGTGCCAAATTAGGAAACCCAAAAGCGTTTAAGTTTACCAAACCGAAAGTTGACGGACTTAATTTTAGCTTTTCGGGATTAAAAACGGCCATTTTGTATTTTGTTCAAAAGGAAACCAAAGCCAACCCTAATTTTGTTGAAGAAAACTTAAACGATATCTGTGCATCCATTCAACACACCATTATTGGCATTTTAATTGACAAATTAAAGAAAGCCTCGAAAGAAACGGGCATTAAGCACATTGCCATTGGCGGTGGCGTTTCTGCAAACTCTGGGATTCGGCAAGCTTTAAAAGACGGTGAAAGCAAATTTGGCTGGATTACTTATGTACCTAAATTTGAATTCACCACAGATAATGCTGCCATGATTGCCATTGTTGGTCATTTAAAATATTTGCAGCAGGATTTTGCCCAGCAAGATGTAGTAGCTTCGGCGCGGTTGAAAATTTAA